One part of the Xylanimonas allomyrinae genome encodes these proteins:
- a CDS encoding PEP-utilizing enzyme has translation MPERWVVDNDPSPRFPIYTRGNVGEVFPDPVAPFSWTLWGIPHAEPGWAEALARFGAFDTDEFTPGVMETLGVFGGYAYLNVSVTRIFGARVPGMSPEAVDQTFFGSQAATAPPYAPGPDDESPVHAERSARTLEWILAATELPEQAASREKVRALRAQRPDLRALSDRQLLERTRELINTHWRGLWVEHIFLTHCALVPPAILAAVAAALGDPGLVTRVITGLGAVDSALPAHELWRLSRQVARSTHLQEAFDDGVDGLRARLEASVHPDAAAFVSAFDAFLYQHGARGFNEWEMRSRTFETHPEIAWSAIDRIRRAPDSADPVAAQQRLAGEREEAVAQVAAALEADPEVRGQFVAGAQAARTFLAGRERTKTNAITLVHEARMTMRELGRRFVQRGVFAEIEDFGMLTDDEWSTAISDPAGVPELLVQRKEQMAALAALDAPFIVAGTVPPLDTWQPRTGDVAPVEAGDVLQGVPGCSGTATGRVRVVADPSDPRGLEPGDVLVAEITDSSWTPLFVPAGAVVVDQGATVSHAVIVSRELGIPCVVSVGHASRALRDGQVVSVDGAAGTVTVVE, from the coding sequence ATGCCGGAGCGATGGGTGGTCGACAACGACCCCAGCCCACGATTCCCCATCTACACCCGCGGCAACGTGGGTGAGGTCTTCCCCGACCCGGTCGCCCCGTTCTCGTGGACGCTGTGGGGGATCCCGCACGCCGAGCCGGGGTGGGCCGAGGCCCTGGCCCGGTTCGGGGCCTTCGACACCGACGAGTTCACCCCCGGCGTGATGGAGACGCTGGGCGTGTTCGGCGGCTACGCCTACCTCAACGTGAGCGTCACCCGCATCTTCGGCGCCCGTGTCCCGGGGATGTCACCCGAGGCGGTCGACCAGACCTTCTTCGGCTCCCAGGCGGCGACGGCCCCGCCGTACGCCCCCGGCCCCGACGACGAGAGCCCCGTGCACGCAGAGCGCAGCGCCCGGACGCTCGAGTGGATCCTCGCCGCGACGGAACTCCCCGAGCAGGCGGCGTCGCGCGAGAAGGTGCGCGCGCTGCGCGCCCAGCGCCCCGACCTGCGCGCGCTGTCGGACCGGCAGCTCCTGGAGCGCACACGCGAGCTCATCAACACGCACTGGCGCGGCCTGTGGGTCGAGCACATCTTCCTGACCCACTGCGCCCTCGTCCCGCCGGCGATCCTCGCCGCCGTCGCCGCCGCACTGGGCGACCCCGGCCTGGTGACGCGGGTGATCACCGGCCTCGGGGCCGTGGACAGCGCACTGCCGGCCCACGAGCTGTGGCGGCTGTCGCGGCAGGTCGCACGGTCGACCCACCTTCAGGAGGCCTTCGACGACGGCGTCGACGGCCTGCGTGCGCGGCTCGAGGCCTCGGTGCATCCTGACGCCGCCGCGTTCGTGAGCGCGTTCGACGCGTTCCTGTACCAGCACGGCGCTCGCGGCTTCAACGAGTGGGAGATGCGCTCGCGCACGTTCGAGACCCATCCCGAGATCGCGTGGTCGGCCATCGACCGGATCCGGCGGGCCCCCGACTCCGCCGACCCGGTCGCGGCGCAGCAGCGGCTGGCCGGCGAGCGGGAGGAGGCGGTCGCGCAGGTGGCGGCCGCGCTGGAGGCCGACCCGGAGGTGCGCGGTCAGTTCGTGGCCGGAGCCCAGGCGGCGCGGACGTTCCTGGCCGGCCGCGAGCGCACCAAGACCAACGCGATCACGCTGGTGCACGAGGCGCGCATGACCATGCGGGAGCTGGGCCGGCGCTTCGTCCAGCGGGGGGTCTTCGCGGAGATCGAAGACTTCGGCATGCTCACCGACGACGAGTGGAGCACCGCGATCTCCGACCCCGCGGGCGTCCCGGAGCTGCTCGTGCAGCGCAAGGAGCAGATGGCGGCCCTGGCCGCGCTCGACGCACCGTTCATCGTCGCCGGGACCGTCCCCCCGCTGGACACCTGGCAGCCGCGGACCGGCGACGTCGCACCCGTGGAGGCGGGGGACGTCCTGCAGGGCGTGCCGGGCTGCTCGGGCACGGCCACCGGCCGCGTGCGCGTCGTCGCCGACCCGTCCGACCCGCGCGGCCTGGAGCCCGGCGACGTGCTCGTCGCCGAGATCACCGACTCGTCCTGGACGCCGCTGTTCGTCCCGGCCGGAGCCGTCGTCGTCGACCAGGGCGCGACCGTCAGCCACGCCGTGATCGTCAGCCGTGAGCTCGGCATCCCCTGCGTCGTGTCGGTCGGCCACGCCAGCCGCGCCCTGCGCGACGGCCAGGTGGTGTCGGTCGACGGGGCCGCCGGCACGGTCACCGTCGTCGAGTAG
- a CDS encoding cytochrome P450, giving the protein MSITAPTLDSIDLLDVRPFAEGRDGEAFRVLRDRAPVFWNDEPDGPGFWSVTRYADVDAVAKDAATFSSADGTQIASRRAEGANHSMHNMDAPRHLLLRKIMVPHFTPRRVAGWEGRIGDVVASLVDEAVACGELDFVATVAERLPLLVFAAMLGVPSQDAPRLLRWTNMIASEDPDHATTPDALVTARAELFDYFHALGAERLAAPQDDLVSVLMHAEVEGLRLRPEELDPFFLLLTVAGNETTRNLLSGGVEALGRHGLWPALASRPQVLPAAIEEMLRWVSPVINMRRTATVDTRLHGTHIAAGQKVVLWFASANRDERVFADADTFVLDRHDNPHLAFGAGPHFCLGAHLARLEVRLFFQELLRRGVAFEPAGEPDWLLSNWFRGIKRLPVRVRGSR; this is encoded by the coding sequence ATGAGCATCACAGCGCCGACACTCGACTCCATCGACCTCCTGGACGTGCGGCCGTTCGCCGAGGGGCGCGACGGCGAAGCGTTCCGCGTCCTGCGCGACCGCGCGCCCGTGTTCTGGAACGACGAGCCCGACGGCCCCGGCTTCTGGTCGGTGACGCGCTACGCGGACGTCGACGCGGTGGCCAAGGACGCCGCGACCTTCTCCTCGGCCGACGGCACCCAGATCGCCAGCCGCCGGGCCGAGGGCGCCAACCACTCCATGCACAACATGGACGCGCCACGGCACCTGCTGCTGCGCAAGATCATGGTTCCGCACTTCACGCCGCGGCGCGTGGCCGGCTGGGAGGGCCGGATCGGCGACGTCGTCGCATCGCTCGTGGACGAGGCGGTCGCGTGCGGCGAGCTCGACTTCGTCGCCACCGTGGCCGAGCGGCTGCCGCTGCTCGTCTTCGCGGCCATGCTGGGCGTCCCCTCGCAGGACGCGCCGCGGCTGCTGCGCTGGACGAACATGATCGCGAGCGAGGACCCCGACCACGCGACGACGCCGGACGCGCTGGTCACGGCACGCGCGGAGCTGTTCGACTACTTCCACGCCCTGGGCGCCGAACGGCTCGCAGCGCCGCAGGACGACCTGGTCAGCGTCCTGATGCACGCCGAGGTCGAGGGACTGCGGCTGCGGCCGGAAGAGCTCGACCCGTTCTTCCTCCTGCTCACCGTCGCCGGCAACGAGACCACCCGCAACCTGCTGTCGGGCGGCGTCGAGGCGCTGGGCCGGCACGGGTTGTGGCCCGCGCTGGCGAGCCGCCCCCAGGTGCTGCCAGCGGCGATCGAGGAGATGCTCCGCTGGGTGTCGCCCGTCATCAACATGCGGCGGACGGCGACGGTGGACACGCGCCTGCACGGCACGCACATCGCGGCGGGCCAGAAGGTCGTGCTCTGGTTCGCCTCGGCGAACCGCGACGAGCGGGTCTTCGCCGACGCCGACACGTTCGTGCTCGACCGGCACGACAACCCGCACCTCGCGTTCGGGGCGGGCCCGCACTTCTGCCTCGGCGCGCACCTCGCCCGCCTGGAGGTGCGCCTGTTCTTCCAGGAGCTGCTCCGTCGCGGCGTCGCCTTCGAGCCGGCCGGCGAGCCCGACTGGCTGCTCTCCAACTGGTTCCGGGGCATCAAGAGGCTGCCGGTCCGTGTGCGGGGGAGCCGATGA
- a CDS encoding aldehyde dehydrogenase family protein: MTGPGVATPLLRDREELYVGGEWVRSGAGATIEVENPATEEIVARVVSGDADDVERAVRAARQAWPGWAARPVEDRAHLITRLADELEARRHELGVVTATEIGMPLPQATATQAGMPVEVLRTTARVAETYPWRQELSGATVVREPAGVVAAITPWNFPLHQIAAKVGPALLAGCAVVLKPSGIAPLNAYAFAECVARAGLPPGVFNLVTGPGRQVGEALVTHPDVAVVSLTGSVASGARVGQLAAAGIKRCCLELGGKSANVLLDDADLDLAIPSAVQQGLSNSGQACNALTRILVGRDRLGEVEERLVAAVEALRVGDPFAAGTDLGPVVSAGQRDSIRGHVVRALAAGERLLTGGSDAPDGLERGYYVRPSVFSRVGVDAPLVQEEIFGPVLVVQVYEDEHEAVAIANATRFGLSGGVWSADPERARRVASRMRTGQVKVNGVRTRDHFDAPFGGYGQSGVGRELGPFGIDEFVETKSILR, encoded by the coding sequence ATGACCGGGCCGGGCGTCGCCACGCCGCTGCTGCGCGATCGTGAGGAGCTCTACGTCGGCGGCGAATGGGTCCGGTCGGGGGCCGGGGCCACCATCGAGGTCGAGAACCCGGCGACGGAGGAGATCGTCGCGCGTGTTGTCTCGGGCGACGCCGACGACGTCGAGCGGGCCGTGCGCGCCGCGCGGCAGGCGTGGCCGGGGTGGGCCGCGCGGCCGGTCGAGGACAGGGCGCACCTGATCACCCGGCTCGCCGACGAGCTCGAGGCGCGGCGCCACGAGCTCGGCGTGGTGACGGCGACCGAGATCGGCATGCCGCTGCCCCAGGCGACGGCCACCCAGGCCGGGATGCCGGTCGAGGTGCTGCGCACGACGGCCAGGGTCGCCGAGACCTACCCGTGGCGGCAGGAGCTCTCGGGCGCCACCGTGGTCCGCGAGCCGGCCGGCGTGGTCGCGGCCATCACGCCGTGGAACTTCCCGCTGCACCAGATCGCGGCGAAGGTGGGCCCTGCGCTGCTGGCCGGTTGCGCGGTCGTGCTCAAGCCGAGCGGGATCGCGCCGCTCAACGCGTACGCGTTCGCCGAGTGCGTCGCACGCGCGGGCCTGCCGCCCGGCGTCTTCAACCTCGTCACCGGCCCGGGCCGGCAGGTCGGTGAGGCGCTGGTGACGCACCCCGACGTCGCCGTCGTCTCGCTCACCGGCTCGGTCGCCTCGGGCGCCCGTGTGGGGCAGCTCGCGGCCGCGGGCATCAAGCGGTGCTGCCTGGAGCTGGGCGGCAAGTCCGCCAACGTGCTGCTCGACGACGCGGACCTCGACCTGGCGATCCCGAGCGCCGTCCAGCAGGGCCTGTCGAACAGCGGGCAGGCGTGCAACGCCCTGACGCGCATCCTCGTGGGCCGCGACCGGCTCGGCGAGGTCGAGGAGCGCCTGGTCGCTGCCGTCGAGGCGCTGCGCGTCGGCGACCCGTTCGCCGCGGGCACGGACCTGGGGCCGGTGGTCAGCGCGGGTCAGCGCGACAGCATCCGTGGCCACGTCGTGCGCGCGCTGGCGGCAGGGGAGCGGCTGCTGACCGGGGGATCCGACGCCCCCGACGGCCTTGAGCGGGGCTACTACGTGCGTCCCAGCGTCTTCTCGCGCGTGGGCGTCGATGCGCCGCTCGTGCAGGAGGAGATCTTCGGCCCGGTGCTCGTCGTGCAGGTCTACGAGGACGAGCACGAGGCCGTCGCGATCGCGAACGCCACCCGGTTCGGCCTCTCGGGCGGCGTGTGGTCGGCAGACCCGGAGCGGGCCCGCCGGGTGGCGAGCCGGATGCGCACGGGCCAGGTCAAGGTCAACGGGGTGCGGACCCGGGACCACTTCGACGCCCCGTTCGGCGGGTACGGGCAGTCGGGCGTCGGGCGCGAGCTCGGCCCGTTCGGCATCGACGAGTTCGTGGAGACCAAGTCGATCCTGCGCTGA
- a CDS encoding SDR family NAD(P)-dependent oxidoreductase: protein MDGVRAAVEATGANVATVEGDVATAEGVAAYLAAAADRFGRLDVLVNNAGVQAGIGPLSDLPEEAFDRLMNVNVRSVFLGLKHGGRTMAEQGGGVIVNVASVAGLRGVPLIAAYTASKHAIIGLTKAAAAELAGAGVRVSAVAPGVIESPMMRGIENGAAPGAPEQAKAAYTALTQLGRYGTPEEVGGAVAFLASDDASYMTGGYLRLDGGMAVDSA from the coding sequence CTGGACGGGGTACGTGCGGCCGTCGAGGCCACCGGGGCGAACGTGGCGACGGTCGAGGGCGACGTCGCCACCGCGGAGGGCGTCGCCGCCTACCTGGCCGCGGCGGCGGATCGCTTCGGCCGCCTCGACGTGCTCGTCAACAACGCCGGCGTCCAGGCGGGCATCGGCCCGCTGAGCGACCTGCCCGAGGAGGCGTTCGACAGGCTCATGAACGTCAACGTGCGCAGCGTGTTCCTCGGCCTCAAGCACGGCGGCCGCACGATGGCCGAGCAGGGCGGGGGAGTGATCGTGAACGTGGCGTCGGTCGCCGGCCTGCGCGGGGTCCCGCTCATCGCCGCCTACACGGCGTCCAAGCACGCGATCATCGGCCTCACCAAGGCGGCCGCCGCGGAGCTCGCGGGCGCTGGCGTGCGCGTCAGCGCCGTCGCTCCGGGCGTCATCGAGTCGCCGATGATGCGCGGGATCGAGAACGGCGCCGCGCCGGGCGCCCCCGAGCAGGCCAAGGCCGCCTACACGGCGCTGACCCAGCTCGGCCGGTACGGCACGCCCGAGGAGGTCGGCGGCGCCGTCGCGTTCCTCGCCTCCGACGATGCGTCCTACATGACAGGCGGCTACCTGCGCCTCGACGGCGGCATGGCCGTCGACAGCGCCTGA
- a CDS encoding SDR family oxidoreductase, giving the protein MALVTGGAHGIGRAVVEKLARRDLTVVVADRDEDAGTRVAQGVEGRFVPTDVRVPADVERAVAVADGLGRLVFVNLGAGLARASSDPLTVPDAAFDQMWQVNVGGVWNGVRASVPALSGAAAGAPGRIVVTASLAGLATWPDDPLYTATKHAVVGLVRALAPALERRRVVLSAICPGFVDTGLVPDRYRAGGYPLLSARQVADLAVADHEPGGLYVLQPGGEPLAYRHRGVPGARDADGTVALPPRLEEP; this is encoded by the coding sequence GTGGCCCTGGTCACCGGGGGCGCGCACGGCATCGGGCGCGCGGTCGTCGAGAAGCTCGCCCGGCGCGACCTGACCGTCGTCGTCGCCGATCGGGACGAGGACGCCGGGACGCGGGTCGCGCAGGGGGTCGAGGGGCGGTTCGTGCCGACCGACGTGCGGGTGCCCGCCGACGTCGAACGTGCCGTCGCTGTTGCCGACGGCCTGGGCCGGCTGGTCTTCGTCAACCTGGGTGCAGGTCTCGCGCGGGCGAGCAGCGACCCGCTGACCGTCCCGGACGCCGCGTTCGACCAGATGTGGCAGGTCAACGTCGGCGGCGTCTGGAACGGCGTGCGCGCGTCGGTGCCGGCGCTGAGCGGCGCCGCCGCCGGCGCCCCGGGCCGCATCGTCGTGACGGCGTCGCTGGCGGGGCTGGCGACCTGGCCCGACGACCCCCTGTACACGGCGACCAAGCACGCGGTCGTCGGCCTCGTGCGCGCCCTGGCGCCCGCGCTGGAGCGCCGGCGGGTCGTGCTGTCGGCGATCTGCCCCGGCTTCGTGGACACCGGGCTCGTCCCCGATCGCTACCGCGCCGGCGGCTACCCGCTGCTGTCGGCGCGGCAGGTCGCGGACCTGGCCGTGGCCGACCACGAACCTGGGGGGCTCTACGTCCTGCAACCGGGCGGCGAGCCTCTCGCGTACCGGCACCGCGGCGTGCCCGGCGCACGCGACGCCGACGGAACCGTCGCCCTGCCCCCGCGGCTGGAGGAACCATGA
- a CDS encoding SDR family oxidoreductase has protein sequence MTCIVVTGASSGIGAALVRLLSEHHPVVGLDRHAAPGSPVIGCDLTDPASVAAALARLPDRIGGLANVAGVAGTAPATRVMEVNLLGTRRITEALAGRIADGGAIVTVASLAGHHPGFDDDVRRLLAADDDDVLAWTRTAGLSGAQAYDVSKKALLRYGRQLSARLAPRRVRSCTVSPGPVETPLLPEFEASMAGAVERAATWTGRHARPEEIARVVAFLLSPDASWISGVDVVADGGLTARRADDARP, from the coding sequence ATGACCTGCATCGTCGTGACCGGAGCCTCGTCAGGGATCGGAGCCGCGCTCGTGCGGCTCCTCTCCGAGCACCACCCGGTGGTCGGCCTCGACCGTCACGCCGCCCCCGGGTCGCCCGTCATCGGATGCGACCTGACGGACCCGGCCAGCGTCGCGGCCGCGCTCGCCCGGCTCCCCGACCGGATCGGCGGCCTGGCGAACGTGGCCGGCGTCGCGGGCACCGCGCCCGCCACGCGCGTGATGGAGGTCAACCTCCTGGGGACGCGCCGCATCACCGAGGCGCTCGCGGGCCGCATCGCCGACGGCGGTGCCATCGTCACGGTCGCCTCGCTCGCGGGGCACCACCCGGGCTTCGACGACGACGTCCGCCGCCTGCTGGCCGCGGACGACGACGACGTCCTGGCCTGGACGCGGACGGCCGGGCTCTCCGGGGCACAGGCCTACGACGTGTCGAAGAAGGCCCTGCTGCGGTACGGCAGGCAGCTGAGCGCGAGGCTCGCCCCTCGGCGGGTCCGCTCGTGCACCGTGAGTCCGGGCCCGGTCGAGACCCCGCTCCTGCCGGAGTTCGAGGCGTCGATGGCCGGCGCGGTCGAGCGCGCGGCGACGTGGACGGGTCGCCACGCCCGGCCCGAGGAGATCGCACGCGTCGTCGCATTCCTGCTGTCGCCGGACGCCTCGTGGATCAGCGGTGTCGACGTGGTCGCCGACGGCGGTCTCACGGCCCGGCGTGCGGATGATGCCCGGCCGTGA
- a CDS encoding bifunctional riboflavin kinase/FAD synthetase produces MQVWHDLAEAAHGLAAGVGEGRRSTSVVTIGNFDGVHRGHRAVLGRVVGLARADRRAAVAVTFDPHPAQVHRPEQAPELLTGLPDRLDLLAAIGLDGVLVLHYTLDLASLTPEEFVTRYLVETLRARTVVVGHDVRFGKGNSGSLATMVELGGVHGFEVVAVDDIGECRPLTAGGSARWSSSAARALLAEGDVAGAADVLGRPHRLRGVVVHGDARGRLLGFPTANLGGIQGMVPADGVYAGRLLRPHLAASDPGHADGVLPAAVSVGTNPTFDGVDRRVEAYVLDRDDLELYDEEVVVELVERLRPTLRFDSVEALVDQMHADVDKARDLLR; encoded by the coding sequence GTGCAGGTGTGGCATGACCTGGCTGAGGCGGCGCACGGCCTCGCCGCAGGTGTGGGTGAGGGCCGCCGCTCGACGTCGGTCGTGACGATCGGCAACTTCGACGGCGTCCACCGGGGCCACCGCGCGGTGCTCGGCCGCGTGGTCGGGCTCGCGCGCGCCGACCGGCGGGCTGCGGTCGCCGTGACCTTCGACCCGCACCCTGCGCAGGTCCACCGGCCCGAGCAGGCGCCCGAGCTGCTGACGGGCCTGCCCGACCGCCTCGACCTGCTGGCCGCGATCGGCCTCGACGGCGTCCTCGTGCTGCATTACACGCTCGACCTGGCGAGCCTCACGCCCGAGGAGTTCGTGACGCGCTACCTCGTGGAGACGTTGCGGGCTCGCACCGTGGTGGTCGGGCACGACGTCAGGTTCGGCAAGGGGAACTCGGGGTCGCTCGCCACCATGGTCGAGCTGGGCGGCGTCCACGGCTTCGAGGTCGTGGCGGTCGACGACATCGGCGAGTGCCGTCCGCTGACGGCCGGCGGCAGCGCCCGCTGGTCCAGCTCGGCTGCGCGTGCCCTGCTCGCCGAGGGCGACGTCGCGGGGGCCGCCGACGTGCTCGGCCGCCCGCACCGCCTGCGCGGCGTCGTCGTGCACGGCGACGCGCGCGGGCGCCTGCTCGGGTTCCCGACGGCGAACCTCGGTGGCATCCAGGGCATGGTTCCCGCCGACGGCGTCTACGCGGGCCGCCTGCTGCGCCCGCACCTCGCCGCGAGCGACCCGGGCCACGCCGACGGCGTGCTGCCCGCAGCCGTCTCGGTGGGCACCAACCCGACGTTCGACGGCGTCGACCGCCGCGTCGAGGCGTACGTGCTCGACCGCGACGACCTTGAGCTGTACGACGAGGAGGTCGTCGTCGAGCTGGTCGAGCGGCTGCGCCCGACGTTGCGCTTCGACAGCGTCGAGGCGCTCGTCGACCAGATGCACGCCGACGTCGACAAGGCGCGCGACCTGCTGCGGTGA
- the rpsO gene encoding 30S ribosomal protein S15, giving the protein MPLDNATKKAIITEYATHEGDTGSPEVQIALLTQRIKDLTEHLKEHKHDHHSRRGLLLLVGQRRRLLGYLQNIDIARYRSLIERLGLRR; this is encoded by the coding sequence ATGCCGCTCGACAACGCCACCAAGAAGGCGATCATCACCGAGTACGCGACCCACGAGGGCGACACCGGCTCGCCGGAGGTGCAGATCGCGCTCCTGACGCAGCGCATCAAGGACCTGACCGAGCACCTCAAGGAGCACAAGCACGACCACCACTCGCGTCGTGGCCTGCTCCTGCTCGTCGGCCAGCGCCGTCGTCTCCTGGGCTACCTGCAGAACATCGACATCGCGCGCTACCGCTCGCTCATCGAGCGGCTCGGCCTGCGCCGCTGA
- a CDS encoding polyribonucleotide nucleotidyltransferase → MEGPEIQFAEAVIDNGRFGTRTVRFETGRLARQAAGSVAAYLDGETMLLSATTAGKHPKDQFDFFPLTVDVEERMYAAGRIPGSFFRREGRPSTEAILACRLIDRPLRPLFVKGLRNEVQVVVTVLAIHPDDAYDVLAINAASLSTQISGLPFSGPVAGVRIALIDGQWVAFPKYSDKERAVFEMVVAGRISGDDVAIAMIEAEATDDAWRLIQEGVQAPTEAVVAEGIEAAKPFLRALCEAQAALAAQASKEVQEFPLFPDYQADAYEAVEAAGAARAAEALTIADKQTREGRLDEIKADLVAELGERFEGREKEISAAFKSVQKKLMRRRVLTEQIRIDGRGPRDIRTLSAEVEVIPRVHGSAIFERGETQILGVTTLNMLRMEQQIDSLGPVTRKRYMHNYNFPPFSTGETGRVGSPKRREIGHGALAERALVPVLPSREEFPYAIRQVSEALGSNGSTSMGSVCASTLSLLNAGVPLRAAVAGIAMGLISDEVDGETRYVALTDILGAEDALGDMDFKVAGTREFVTAIQLDTKLDGIPASVLAGALTQAHEARVTILDVLNEAIDVPDEMSPNAPRVISVKVPVDKIGEVIGPKGKMINQIQEETGADISIEDDGTVYIGATDGPSAEAARAAINAIANPHLPEVGERFVGTVVKTTSFGAFISLSPGKDGLLHISQIRKLVGGKRVENVDDVLSVGQKVQVEIGEIDPRGKLSLVAVTDEDDAKPETAEPVSEAAEGTEA, encoded by the coding sequence ATGGAGGGTCCCGAGATCCAGTTCGCCGAGGCCGTCATCGACAACGGCCGCTTCGGCACCCGCACCGTCCGCTTCGAGACGGGCCGCCTGGCCCGCCAGGCCGCCGGCTCCGTCGCCGCCTACCTGGACGGCGAGACGATGCTGCTGTCGGCCACGACGGCCGGCAAGCACCCCAAGGACCAGTTCGACTTCTTCCCCCTGACGGTGGACGTCGAGGAGCGCATGTACGCCGCGGGCCGCATCCCCGGCTCGTTCTTCCGCCGTGAGGGCCGCCCCTCGACCGAGGCGATCCTCGCGTGCCGTCTCATCGACCGCCCGCTGCGCCCGCTGTTCGTCAAGGGCCTGCGCAACGAGGTCCAGGTCGTGGTCACCGTCCTGGCGATCCACCCGGACGACGCCTACGACGTGCTGGCGATCAACGCCGCGTCGCTGTCCACCCAGATCTCCGGCCTGCCCTTCTCGGGTCCGGTCGCGGGCGTGCGCATCGCGCTCATCGACGGCCAGTGGGTCGCGTTCCCCAAGTACTCCGACAAGGAGCGCGCCGTCTTCGAGATGGTGGTCGCCGGCCGCATCTCCGGTGACGACGTGGCGATCGCGATGATCGAGGCCGAGGCCACCGACGACGCCTGGAGGCTCATCCAGGAAGGCGTCCAGGCGCCGACCGAGGCCGTCGTGGCCGAGGGCATCGAGGCTGCCAAGCCGTTCCTGCGCGCGCTGTGCGAGGCTCAGGCCGCGCTCGCCGCCCAGGCCTCCAAGGAGGTGCAGGAGTTCCCGCTCTTCCCGGACTACCAGGCCGACGCGTACGAGGCGGTCGAGGCCGCGGGCGCGGCGCGTGCCGCCGAGGCGCTGACCATCGCCGACAAGCAGACGCGTGAGGGTCGCCTCGACGAGATCAAGGCCGACCTGGTCGCCGAGCTGGGCGAGCGGTTCGAGGGCCGCGAGAAGGAGATCTCCGCGGCGTTCAAGTCGGTGCAGAAGAAGCTCATGCGCCGTCGCGTGCTCACCGAGCAGATCCGCATCGACGGCCGTGGCCCGCGTGACATCCGCACGCTCTCGGCCGAGGTCGAGGTCATCCCGCGCGTGCACGGCTCGGCCATCTTCGAGCGTGGCGAGACGCAGATCCTGGGTGTGACCACGCTCAACATGCTGCGCATGGAGCAGCAGATCGACTCGCTCGGCCCGGTCACGCGCAAGCGCTACATGCACAACTACAACTTCCCGCCGTTCTCCACGGGCGAGACGGGGCGCGTCGGCTCGCCGAAGCGTCGCGAGATCGGCCACGGCGCCCTCGCCGAGCGCGCGCTCGTGCCCGTGCTGCCCTCGCGTGAGGAGTTCCCCTACGCGATCCGCCAGGTCTCGGAGGCGCTGGGCTCCAACGGCTCGACGTCGATGGGTTCGGTCTGTGCCTCGACGCTGTCGCTGCTCAACGCCGGCGTGCCGCTCAGGGCTGCGGTGGCCGGCATCGCCATGGGCCTCATCTCCGACGAGGTCGACGGTGAGACCCGCTACGTCGCGCTGACCGACATCCTCGGTGCCGAGGACGCCCTCGGCGACATGGACTTCAAGGTCGCCGGCACGCGTGAGTTCGTCACGGCCATCCAGCTCGACACCAAGCTCGACGGCATCCCCGCCTCGGTGCTGGCCGGCGCGCTGACCCAGGCCCACGAGGCCCGCGTCACGATCCTGGACGTGCTGAACGAGGCCATCGACGTCCCGGACGAGATGTCCCCGAACGCCCCGCGCGTCATCTCGGTCAAGGTCCCGGTCGACAAGATCGGCGAGGTCATCGGCCCGAAGGGCAAGATGATCAACCAGATCCAGGAGGAGACCGGCGCCGACATCTCGATCGAGGACGACGGAACGGTCTACATCGGCGCCACCGACGGCCCGTCGGCGGAGGCCGCGCGTGCGGCGATCAACGCGATCGCGAACCCGCACCTCCCCGAGGTGGGTGAGCGCTTCGTCGGCACCGTCGTCAAGACGACGTCGTTCGGCGCGTTCATCTCCCTGTCCCCGGGCAAGGACGGTCTGCTGCACATCTCGCAGATCCGCAAGCTCGTGGGCGGCAAGCGCGTCGAGAACGTCGACGACGTGCTGTCCGTGGGCCAGAAGGTCCAGGTCGAGATCGGCGAGATCGACCCGCGCGGCAAGCTGTCGCTCGTGGCCGTGACCGACGAGGACGACGCGAAGCCCGAGACGGCAGAGCCCGTCTCGGAGGCCGCAGAGGGCACCGAGGCCTGA